The Watersipora subatra chromosome 1, tzWatSuba1.1, whole genome shotgun sequence genome has a window encoding:
- the LOC137398608 gene encoding V-type proton ATPase subunit F-like translates to MAHSAQKGKLLAIIGDEDTVTGFLLGGIGELNKTRTPNFLVVTKDTSIGELEDCFRGFVNREDIAIILINQHVADMIRHVLDNHTDAIPAVLEIPSKEHPYDASKDSILRRARGMFSAEDMR, encoded by the exons ATGGCACACTCGGcacaaaaaggaaaattacTTGCCATAATAGGAGATGAG GATACTGTCACAGGCTTCTTGTTGGGAGGCATAGGAGAACTGAATAAGACGAGGACCCCGAACTTTTTAGTAGTTACTAAAG ATACAAGTATTGGTGAGCTGGAAGACTGCTTTAGAGGTTTCGTCAATAGGGAAGATATAGCCATAATTTTGATAAACCAGCATGTTGCTGACATGATCAGACATGTGCTGGACAATCACACTGATGCTATACCCGCTGTGCTAGAGATACCCAGTAAGGAGCACCCGTATGATGCCTCCAAAGATTCAATTCTACGACGAGCAAGG GGAATGTTCTCTGCAGAAGACATGAGATAA